A region from the Drosophila bipectinata strain 14024-0381.07 chromosome 3R, DbipHiC1v2, whole genome shotgun sequence genome encodes:
- the Ccdc39 gene encoding coiled-coil domain-containing protein 39 gives MNRTDDMKRASLHDHKMNAMASMGWAVDADIPMANAENLAILKELTRLRALKLEAQQHMNSLDEREKAVERHTRNIEGTIQQNMTLYGSMKDDVIKEAHKVQLVILERNKIKEDLRKNQKELEEFKEFAETTERKICQNKREIDELTKRIKSAKTTLVEWTEAMEDGNKGYQLIEKYYLDDQQKARELNTKRQLLQAEIDKRRKQVVMLYDEQTTLEKNLERTATLYRAAHVERRQMVDTWKSAVNQMTQRESDIQLNEIECSDLAKRALIASQSYKDQDRQLDEVIENNRQVEMSIEILNEETSDLKNQIQRIVDAAALKDREIDGLRKELENLSNQVHLQRVENKAQTKLRDKKIQELNNFESVMEKVNARLEAIQNKALNADQRLRILEDMISAEDEALKALDKEQEKVNELLYRTQRQVEELTDEHKILLVQNDSLVSNLAAVKRGQKAIYHELQRQTEIHYSLSFKYLEAERKYAEMKGQNEDPELEAQNLAKLSNLEMEFEKLTRLIATTEAQNKKLNHNMNNLVVQYNADEKDLEMVRFKIKEAQVYCEGTVKRLRQNRYENSELIVDLNMVKMRCNDMEVGIGGCEQGTYDLDQHRLAFRRAIKDRTVELRSQEDVLLLKRKHLNEELSTLRADLGERKKHIEAMQSRFELTSQLLGKNEDGTIMTSTQLKVASAQERQMLADEGDELNKKVLKAEKEVVALENTLHQFDQSNDNYRKTFTSADDNSKDRERAEIELKELEASYCRDLEKLKVLRCKAQHYDQKHEAQRAEETDLINRLEKARVQRAQNAETLEKIERDLDEQRLKLDRAQREIRMQLREIRARPFSEEYLAAFEREISLQELESRNNKALNMITDLANSDENGTEIMHYLLRKGIKMPTHLKRTRSCVSWSSSEKSSEMQDAGSYISAKGKTFLGAPTSARSTASELSTPSMRDDSSTTSLSGISIVSLELPEMKKPPEKRKSKK, from the exons ATGAACCGCACCGACGACATGAAGCGGGCCTCGCTGCACGACCACAAGATGAACGCGATGGCATCCATGGGGTGGGCGGTGGACGCGGACATCCCGATGGCCAACGCCGAGAACCTGGCCATTCTGAAGGAGCTGACCAGGCTCCGTGCTCTGAAGCTGGAGGCGCAGCAGCACATGAACTCGCTGGATGAGCGCGAGAAGGCGGTCGAGCGGCATACCCGGAACATTGAGGGCACTATCCAGCAGAATATG ACCCTGTATGGCTCCATGAAGGATGACGTCATCAAGGAGGCTCATAAAGTGCAATTGGTAATTTTGGAGCGTAATAAAATCAAGGAGGATCTGCGAAAGAACCAGAAGGAGCTGGAGGAGTTCAAAGAGTTTGCTGAAACCACAGAGC GAAAAATATGCCAGAACAAGCGCGAGATCGATGAGCTTACCAAGCGCATCAAGTCGGCCAAGACCACCCTGGTGGAGTGGACCGAGGCAATGGAGGACGGCAACAAGGGCTACCAGCTGATTGAGAAGTACTACCTGGACGATCAGCAGAAAGCCAGGGAGCTGAATACCAAGCGCCAACTCCTTCAGGCGGAGATCGACAAGCGGCGCAAACAGGTAGTGATGCTCTACGATGAGCAGACCACGCTCGAGAAAAATCTGGAGCGTACCGCAACCCTCTACCGGGCCGCCCATGTGGAGCGGCGACAGATGGTGGATACTTGGAAGAGCGCCGTCAATCAGATGACCCAACGCGAATCCGATATCCAGCTCAACGAGATCGAGTGCTCCGATCTGGCCAAGAGAGCTCTGATAGCGAGCCAGAGCTACAAGGACCAAGACCGCCAGCTGGACGAGGTGATCGAGAACAATCGTCAGGTGGAGATGAGCATTGAGATCCTGAATGAGGAGACGTCGGACCTGAAGAACCAGATTCAAAGGATTGTAGATGCCGCAGCTCTAAAAGATCGGGAGATCGATGGCTTGCGAAAGGAACTGGAGAACCTTTCAAACCAGGTGCACTTGCAGCGTGTGGAGAACAAGGCCCAGACCAAGTTGCGCGACAAGAAGATCCAGGAGCTTAATAACTTTGAGTCTGTGATGGAGAAAGTGAATGCCCGACTTGAGGCGATCCAAAACAAAGCGCTGAATGCGGATCAGCGGCTGCGCATCCTGGAGGACATGATTAGTGCCGAGGATGAGGCCCTGAAGGCCCTCGACAAGGAGCAAGAGAAGGTCAACGAGTTGCTGTACCGCACCCAGCGGCAGGTGGAGGAGTTGACCGACGAGCATAAGATTCTTCTCGTTCAGAACGACTCCTTGGTCTCCAATCTGGCTGCCGTCAAACGCGGCCAAAAAGCCATCTACCATGAACTCCAACGACAGACCGAGATCCATTACAGCTTGTCCTTTAAGTATCTGGAGGCGGAGCGCAAGTACGCCGAGATGAAGGGCCAGAACGAAGACCCCGAACTGGAGGCACAAAACCTGGCCAAGCTAAGCAACCTCGAGATGGAGTTCGAGAAGCTTACCCGCCTGATAGCCACCACCGAGGCCCAGAACAAAAAGCTCAACCACAACATGAACAACCTTGTGGTACAGTACAATGCCGACGAGAAGGACCTGGAAATGGTCAGGTTCAAGATCAAGGAAGCTCAGGTCTACTGTGAGGGCACGGTGAAGAGACTGCGCCAGAACCGCTACGAGAACTCGGAGCTGATCGTCGATCTGAATATGGTGAAGATGCGCTGCAACGACATGGAGGTGGGAATCGGGGGCTGCGAGCAGGGCACCTATGACCTGGATCAGCATCGTCTTGCCTTCAGACGGGCCATCAAGGACCGCACCGTGGAGCTGCGAAGCCAGGAGGATGTGCTCCTGCTGAAGAGGAAACACCTCAACGAGGAGCTGAGCACCCTCCGGGCAGATCTTGGCGAGCGGAAGAAACATATCGAGGCAATGCAGTCTAGGTTCGAGCTAACATCCCAGCTGCTGGGCAAGAACGAGGATGGCACCATAATGACCAGTACCCAGCTGAAGGTGGCGAGTGCCCAGGAGCGCCAGATGCTGGCCGATGAGGGCGACGAGCTCAACAAGAAGGTTCTAAAGGCCGAGAAGGAGGTGGTGGCCCTGGAGAATACTCTACACCAGTTCGACCAGTCCAACGACAATTACCGCAAAACTTTCACATCAGCGGATGACAATTCCAAAG ATCGCGAGCGTGCCGAGATTGAGCTTAAGGAGCTGGAGGCCTCCTACTGTCGCGACCTAGAGAAGCTGAAGGTGCTGCGCTGTAAGGCCCAGCACTACGACCAAAAGCATGAGGCCCAGAGGGCGGAGGAGACCGACTTGATCAATCGGTTGGAGAAGGCACGCGTCCAGCGAGCGCAGAATGCCGAGACCCTGGAGAAGATCGAGCGAGATTTGGACGAGCAGCGACTAAAGCTGGACCGGGCACAGCGTGAGATTCGAATGCAACTCCGAGAGATACGGGCCCGGCCATTTAGCGAAGAATACCTGGCCGCCTTTGAGCGGGAGATCAGCCTGCAGGAGCTGGAGTCCCGCAACAATAAGGCCCTCAACATGATCACCGATCTGGCCAACAGTGACGAGAACGGCACGGAGATCATGCACTACCTCCTCCGCAAGGGCATCAAAATGCCGACCCACTTGAAACGCACTCGTAGCTGCGTGTCTTGGAGCTCCTCCGAAAAGTCCTCTGAGATGCAGGATGCTGGCTCCTACATCAGTGCCAAGGGGAAGACCTTCCTGGGCGCACCCACCAGTGCTAGGTCTACGGCCTCGGAGTTATCCACCCCCTCCATGAGAGACGATAGCTCCACTACGTCCCTTTCCGGCATTAGCATCGTATCGCTCGAGTTGCCCGAAATGAAAAAACCACCAGAAAAAAGGAAGTCAAAGAAGTAG
- the LOC108122667 gene encoding zinc finger protein ZFP2 isoform X2, which translates to MCSTSVLCPLCAVPSFGSIDALQRRLIKAANGPLACPFANCKELFLGLDKLTIHLFSHTSLMRNDSPTNDHMPVATTSPNTILGATPKRRGKRAKAKPVEPPYPSDTATPPASCDVCEFTFRNNELRDMHFRLVHENADSEQQGSPTQQNEGQEPYKCHLCSKTFRMKGSLRIHLKVVHTMGLTCSGPSPTVTSITSVSPASKVSICDRIRHTETPTTTNSTISTVSSTQPYALSVALSMLQQSPESPETNNATPKLWECDVCSKSFTTKYFLKKHKRLHTGEMPYTCEICARTFTFQQSYHKHLLYHSEVKPHVCIVCGRAFKELSTLHNHQRIHSGEKPFKCEVCGKCFRQRVSFLVHTRIHTGVMPYKCDLCHKTFRYKVSQRTHRCPTEEAQTPEQLINAFLEGSDTPTQPSPASVEIATINASSMFDPEQEAKYSQTIDDIVVEQCQKLGICNVASDVQSQAQLVSLEPAVVVVPYNGTISPLQQLQNLKLYTPQQPSDAPCSDGEVFQRFLMDAT; encoded by the exons ATGTGTTCCACTTCAGTGCTGTGTCCGCTGTGCGCGGTGCCCAGCTTCGGCAGCATCGATGCACTGCAGCGGCGCCTGATCAAGGCAGCCAATGGACCCTTGGCCTGCCCTTTCGCCAACTGCAAGGAGTTGTTCCTGGGCCTCGACAAGCTCACCATCCACCTGTTCTCCCACACCAGTCTCATGAGAAATGATTCCCCCACCAATGACCATATGCCAGTGGCAACGACGTCTCCCAATACGATTCTGGGAGCAACCCCTAAGAGAAGGGGGAAACGAGCGAAGGCCAAACCTGTGGAGCCTCCCTACCCATCTGACACAGCGACTCCCCCTGCCAGCTGCGACGTTTGCGAGTTCACCTTCAGGAACAACGAACTAAGGGACATGCACTTCCGTTTGGTTCACGAGAATGCGGACTCAGAGCAGCAAGGGAGTCCAACCCAACAGAACGAG GGACAGGAGCCGTACAAGTGCCACCTCTGCTCGAAGACTTTTCGCATGAAGGGCTCTCTTAGAATCCACCTGAAGGTGGTCCACACCATGGGCTTGACCTGCTCCGGCCCAAGCCCCACTGTCACCTCTATTACCTCTGTCAGTCCAGCATCCAAGGTTAGCATTTGCGATCGCATCCGGCACACGGAGACGCCGACTACTACCAACAGCACCATAAGCACCGTCTCCAGCACCCAACCGTATGCCTTGAGTGTTGCCCTTAGTATGCTCCAGCAGTCCCCGGAGTCGCCGGAAACCAATAATGCCACACCGAAACTGTGGGAGTGCGATGTGTGCAGCAAGTCCTTTACTACCAAGTACTTTTTGAAGAAGCACAAGCGGCTCCACACCGGCGAGATGCCATACACGTGCGAGATATGCGCCAGGACCTTCACCTTCCAGCAGTCGTACCACAAGCATTTGCTTTATCATAGCGAAGTGAAACCACACGTCTGCATTGTCTGTGGAAGGGCCTTCAAGGAGCTATCTACGCTCCACAACCACCAGAGGATCCACAGCGGGGAGAAGCCTTTCAAGTGTGAAGTGTGCG GTAAGTGCTTCCGTCAGCGAGTGTCTTTCCTAGTCCACACCCGCATCCACACTGGCGTTATGCCCTACAAGTGTGATCTCTGCCACAAGACGTTCAGATACAAGGTCAGCCAGCGGACTCATCGCTGTCCCACCGAAGAGGCCCAGACCCCGGAGCAGCTGATCAACGCCTTCCTGGAGGGCAGCGATACGCCCACTCAGCCCTCGCCTGCCAGCGTGGAGATAGCCACCATCAACGCCAGCTCGATGTTCGATCCGGAACAGGAGGCCAAGTACTCACAGACCATTGACGACATTGTGGTGGAGCAGTGCCAGAAGCTGGGCATCTGCAATGTGGCATCGGATGTGCAATCCCAGGCGCAGCTTGTGTCCTTAGAGCCAGCCGTAGTGGTGGTGCCATACAATGGAACCATTTCCCCACTGCAGCAGCTCCAGAACCTGAAACTTTATACGCCTCAGCAGCCGTCTGACGCACCCTGTTCCGATGGCGAGGTTTTTCAGCGCTTTCTGATGGACGCTACGTAG
- the LOC108122567 gene encoding uncharacterized protein, whose amino-acid sequence MNFSVILLLLLGLTIVEAVSMKFTNLVCESYNQSWFVFHNCRLKAVRRDRIVLNINGTLLYPAQVIHVHGKLFKRANGYKPWLIDVKLDVCRFVKRNYNPVAKMIYNLFKKFTNINHTCPFEGPQIIKGFYLKPELLGLPFPTGDYLLSLRWLYDYKLQYDTNASFEFIEDLISA is encoded by the exons ATGAATTTTTCAGTGATATTATTATTGCTCCTGGGTTTAACTATAGTg GAGGCAGTCTCCATGAAGTTCACCAACTTGGTCTGTGAAAGCTACAACCAGTCTTGGTTTGTTTTCCACAACTGTCGTCTTAAAGCTGTACGACGAGACAGGATCGTTCTCAATATAAATGGGACCCTTCTTTACCCTGCCCAAGTTATCCATGTTCACGGGAAGCTTTTCAAAAGAGCTAATGGGTACAAGCCGTGGCTAATTGACGTTAAACTTGATGTGTGTCGTTTTGTGAAAAGGAATTACAATCCTGTCGCCAAAATGATTTACAATTTGTTCAAAAAGTTTACCAATATAAATCATACATGTCCTTTTGAG GGACCTCAAATTATTAAAGGATTTTATCTGAAGCCCGAGCTTTTAGGACTGCCCTTTCCGACTGGCGATTACTTGCTATCCTTACGATGGTTGTATGACTACAAGCTCCAATATGATACAAATGCCAGTTTCGAGTTTATTGAGGATCTTATAAGTGCCTAA
- the LOC108122667 gene encoding zinc finger protein ZFP2 isoform X1 — protein sequence MCSTSVLCPLCAVPSFGSIDALQRRLIKAANGPLACPFANCKELFLGLDKLTIHLFSHTSLMRNDSPTNDHMPVATTSPNTILGATPKRRGKRAKAKPVEPPYPSDTATPPASCDVCEFTFRNNELRDMHFRLVHENADSEQQGSPTQQNENLSVTQGQEPYKCHLCSKTFRMKGSLRIHLKVVHTMGLTCSGPSPTVTSITSVSPASKVSICDRIRHTETPTTTNSTISTVSSTQPYALSVALSMLQQSPESPETNNATPKLWECDVCSKSFTTKYFLKKHKRLHTGEMPYTCEICARTFTFQQSYHKHLLYHSEVKPHVCIVCGRAFKELSTLHNHQRIHSGEKPFKCEVCGKCFRQRVSFLVHTRIHTGVMPYKCDLCHKTFRYKVSQRTHRCPTEEAQTPEQLINAFLEGSDTPTQPSPASVEIATINASSMFDPEQEAKYSQTIDDIVVEQCQKLGICNVASDVQSQAQLVSLEPAVVVVPYNGTISPLQQLQNLKLYTPQQPSDAPCSDGEVFQRFLMDAT from the exons ATGTGTTCCACTTCAGTGCTGTGTCCGCTGTGCGCGGTGCCCAGCTTCGGCAGCATCGATGCACTGCAGCGGCGCCTGATCAAGGCAGCCAATGGACCCTTGGCCTGCCCTTTCGCCAACTGCAAGGAGTTGTTCCTGGGCCTCGACAAGCTCACCATCCACCTGTTCTCCCACACCAGTCTCATGAGAAATGATTCCCCCACCAATGACCATATGCCAGTGGCAACGACGTCTCCCAATACGATTCTGGGAGCAACCCCTAAGAGAAGGGGGAAACGAGCGAAGGCCAAACCTGTGGAGCCTCCCTACCCATCTGACACAGCGACTCCCCCTGCCAGCTGCGACGTTTGCGAGTTCACCTTCAGGAACAACGAACTAAGGGACATGCACTTCCGTTTGGTTCACGAGAATGCGGACTCAGAGCAGCAAGGGAGTCCAACCCAACAGAACGAG AATTTGTCGGTAACTCAGGGACAGGAGCCGTACAAGTGCCACCTCTGCTCGAAGACTTTTCGCATGAAGGGCTCTCTTAGAATCCACCTGAAGGTGGTCCACACCATGGGCTTGACCTGCTCCGGCCCAAGCCCCACTGTCACCTCTATTACCTCTGTCAGTCCAGCATCCAAGGTTAGCATTTGCGATCGCATCCGGCACACGGAGACGCCGACTACTACCAACAGCACCATAAGCACCGTCTCCAGCACCCAACCGTATGCCTTGAGTGTTGCCCTTAGTATGCTCCAGCAGTCCCCGGAGTCGCCGGAAACCAATAATGCCACACCGAAACTGTGGGAGTGCGATGTGTGCAGCAAGTCCTTTACTACCAAGTACTTTTTGAAGAAGCACAAGCGGCTCCACACCGGCGAGATGCCATACACGTGCGAGATATGCGCCAGGACCTTCACCTTCCAGCAGTCGTACCACAAGCATTTGCTTTATCATAGCGAAGTGAAACCACACGTCTGCATTGTCTGTGGAAGGGCCTTCAAGGAGCTATCTACGCTCCACAACCACCAGAGGATCCACAGCGGGGAGAAGCCTTTCAAGTGTGAAGTGTGCG GTAAGTGCTTCCGTCAGCGAGTGTCTTTCCTAGTCCACACCCGCATCCACACTGGCGTTATGCCCTACAAGTGTGATCTCTGCCACAAGACGTTCAGATACAAGGTCAGCCAGCGGACTCATCGCTGTCCCACCGAAGAGGCCCAGACCCCGGAGCAGCTGATCAACGCCTTCCTGGAGGGCAGCGATACGCCCACTCAGCCCTCGCCTGCCAGCGTGGAGATAGCCACCATCAACGCCAGCTCGATGTTCGATCCGGAACAGGAGGCCAAGTACTCACAGACCATTGACGACATTGTGGTGGAGCAGTGCCAGAAGCTGGGCATCTGCAATGTGGCATCGGATGTGCAATCCCAGGCGCAGCTTGTGTCCTTAGAGCCAGCCGTAGTGGTGGTGCCATACAATGGAACCATTTCCCCACTGCAGCAGCTCCAGAACCTGAAACTTTATACGCCTCAGCAGCCGTCTGACGCACCCTGTTCCGATGGCGAGGTTTTTCAGCGCTTTCTGATGGACGCTACGTAG